One Choristoneura fumiferana chromosome 25, NRCan_CFum_1, whole genome shotgun sequence genomic region harbors:
- the Osi20 gene encoding DUF1676 domain-containing protein Osi20, producing MKCVCLFLACVAIVSGYSIGENEVETPRLRTSEDLLDSVISDCFETSEPSSCLKVKVLSYLDTQLGVTKESSRSFDETNIDKVIFDRVGRILNANEFRFRLPEFIFQNAEVSYRADRGFDVEFPEETENGEARGILKKKLLLPVLLLLKLKMKALMPILVAIIGIKAVKALILSKLAITLVLGFLIYNLIMKKGAMPMMMAPTDAPPAPQYGPPASQYGTPVSTPAAPQDSYAPQWEPSGSGPYSRVWDPSQLAYSSYYPGDSSSSSSSNQSPSYSSVASVSSVSSSSSSPTY from the exons ATGAAGTGTGTTTGCCTTTTCTTGGCTTGTGTGGCGATAGTGAGCGGTTACAGCATCGGAGAGAATGAAGTTGAGACCCCGAGGCTGAGGACAAGTGAGGATCTCTTGGACAGTGTGATCAGTGATTGTTTCGAGACCAGCGAACCGTCTTCCTGTCTCAAAGTGAAGGTGCTCTCCTATTTAGACACGCAGCTTGGCGTGACCAAGGAGTCTTCCCGGTCTTTCGACGAGACGAATATTGACAAAGTGATCTTCGACCGCGTGGGGAGGATTCTGAATGCCAATGAGTTCAGGTTCAGGTTACCTGAGTTCATCTTCCAGAATGCTGAGGTGTCGTACCGAGCTGACAGGGGTTTTGACGTTGAGTTCCCTGAGGAGACTGAAAATGGTGAAG CACGAGGGATCCTGAAGAAGAAGCTGCTTCTGCCTGTCCTACTGCTACTCAAACTTAAGATGAAGGCTCTGATGCCAATCCTCGTGGCCATCATCGGCATTAAGGCGGTTAAGGCTCTGATCCTCAGCAAACTTGCCATCACGCTCGTACTTGGTTTCTTGATCTACAACCTGATTATGAAGAAAGGAG CTATGCCCATGATGATGGCACCAACGGATGCGCCGCCAGCACCCCAGTACGGCCCCCCAGCCTCGCAGTACGGAACCCCCGTGTCGACCCCCGCCGCCCCTCAGGACTCTTACGCCCCCCAATGGGAGCCATCAGGTTCTGGACCCTACTCCCGCGTGTGGGACCCCTCGCAGCTTGCGTATAGTTCATACTACCCTGGTGACTCCAGCTCCTCGTCGAGCTCGAACCAGTCTCCGAGCTACTCCAGCGTGGCTTCGGTCTCCTCGgtttcatcatcgtcatcatcacccACCTACTGA
- the Osi19 gene encoding DUF1676 domain-containing protein Osi19 isoform X2, translating to MRTGTTNNVLNLKWLYKKRRVLDEITTHSLAFAPSTPGAQRISMVSHRAMFLVAFALFGGAMAQPAKEGFWKGTPMDGLVEDMRSGCAEGSDPTACIKFKVMSLLDTIFKKDVFQISETVEVTKNGAGNDVTGRANGDFFDNIENFIQSHDVTFQLPIADTKITVSPRNLDQDEMSLNIKFNKEGARSVGEARKAKLKKIIVPILVFVLLKAMTLIPLAIGVLGLKAWNALQLSFFSFVVSVALAIFQLCKKIAADNTHPQIATHGPWDAAYAATRHRRDAEPQEIAQELAYNAYH from the exons ATGCGTACCGGAACTACAAACAACGTGCTGAATTTGAAATGGCTGTATAAAAAGCGGAGGGTCCTTGACGAAATCACCACACACTCACTTGCTTTCGCCCCGTCAACACCAGGAGCACAGAGGATCAGTATGGTGTCTCACAGAGCAATGTTCCTTGTGGCTTTTGCGCTTTTTGGAGGTGCAATGGCCCAGCCTGCCAAGGAGGGCTTCTGGAAGGGAACTCCCATGGACGGTCTCGTGGAAGACATGAGATCTGGCTGCGCTGAAGGTTCCGACCCAACCGCATGCATCAAGTTCAAGGTCATGTCTCTATTAGACACCATCTTCAAGAAGGATGTCTTCCAG ATCTCTGAGACCGTCGAGGTGACTAAAAACGGAGCCGGCAACGACGTGACTGGTCGTGCCAATGGGGACTTCTTCGACAACATTGAAAACTTCATCCAGTCCCACGACGTGACCTTCCAACTGCCCATCGCTGACACCAAGATCACTGTGAGCCCCAGGAACCTGGACCAAGATGAGATGAGCCTGAACATCAAGTTCAACAAGGAAGGTGCTCGCTCCGTTGGCGAAGCGCGTAAGGCTAAACTGAAGAAGATTATCGTCCCGATCCTGGTGTTCGTGCTTCTCAAGGCTATGACCCTGATCCCTCTGGCCATCGGTGTCCTCGGTTTGAAGGCCTGGAACGCCCTGCAGCTGTCTTTCTTCTCTTTCGTGGTGTCCGTCGCTCTAGCCATCTTCCAGCTCTGCAAAAAG ATTGCTGCGGACAACACGCATCCCCAGATCGCCACCCACGGGCCATGGGACGCCGCCTATGCCGCCACCCGCCACCGGAGGGACGCTGAACCACAAGAAATCGCCCAAGAACTCGCTTACAACGCTTACCACTAA
- the Osi19 gene encoding DUF1676 domain-containing protein Osi19 isoform X1 — translation MRTGTTNNVLNLKWLYKKRRVLDEITTHSLAFAPSTPGAQRISMVSHRAMFLVAFALFGGAMAQPAKEGFWKGTPMDGLVEDMRSGCAEGSDPTACIKFKVMSLLDTIFKKDVFQISETVEVTKNGAGNDVTGRANGDFFDNIENFIQSHDVTFQLPIADTKITVSPRNLDQDEMSLNIKFNKEGARSVGEARKAKLKKIIVPILVFVLLKAMTLIPLAIGVLGLKAWNALQLSFFSFVVSVALAIFQLCKKFTQIAADNTHPQIATHGPWDAAYAATRHRRDAEPQEIAQELAYNAYH, via the exons ATGCGTACCGGAACTACAAACAACGTGCTGAATTTGAAATGGCTGTATAAAAAGCGGAGGGTCCTTGACGAAATCACCACACACTCACTTGCTTTCGCCCCGTCAACACCAGGAGCACAGAGGATCAGTATGGTGTCTCACAGAGCAATGTTCCTTGTGGCTTTTGCGCTTTTTGGAGGTGCAATGGCCCAGCCTGCCAAGGAGGGCTTCTGGAAGGGAACTCCCATGGACGGTCTCGTGGAAGACATGAGATCTGGCTGCGCTGAAGGTTCCGACCCAACCGCATGCATCAAGTTCAAGGTCATGTCTCTATTAGACACCATCTTCAAGAAGGATGTCTTCCAG ATCTCTGAGACCGTCGAGGTGACTAAAAACGGAGCCGGCAACGACGTGACTGGTCGTGCCAATGGGGACTTCTTCGACAACATTGAAAACTTCATCCAGTCCCACGACGTGACCTTCCAACTGCCCATCGCTGACACCAAGATCACTGTGAGCCCCAGGAACCTGGACCAAGATGAGATGAGCCTGAACATCAAGTTCAACAAGGAAGGTGCTCGCTCCGTTGGCGAAGCGCGTAAGGCTAAACTGAAGAAGATTATCGTCCCGATCCTGGTGTTCGTGCTTCTCAAGGCTATGACCCTGATCCCTCTGGCCATCGGTGTCCTCGGTTTGAAGGCCTGGAACGCCCTGCAGCTGTCTTTCTTCTCTTTCGTGGTGTCCGTCGCTCTAGCCATCTTCCAGCTCTGCAAAAAG TTTACACAGATTGCTGCGGACAACACGCATCCCCAGATCGCCACCCACGGGCCATGGGACGCCGCCTATGCCGCCACCCGCCACCGGAGGGACGCTGAACCACAAGAAATCGCCCAAGAACTCGCTTACAACGCTTACCACTAA
- the LOC141442309 gene encoding uncharacterized protein, whose translation MSKLTVTNIKRPVITKKDMPNEVKQEEIQKTHYDKQKEKQTELMQKANKKTAEYQSSKPSSGVFTEVTTAGAFTSRNVSVKEAVKSDSRASSPRNGNGSNGAKSLLGFPSSANDLALAAKSDLEADVNISKATKEKVIEKLFTLVSMVQHVFESKVRIMAELDKFKDTHLKNEIRREKEHSEQLYKLNMNFQNEVVQAIQRLKSEIDISRNVSQNVEEKISNVASNEGSSSVDFNIAGEQVKDKVSDDVIEDQCESEVKSDDAQSSVNM comes from the coding sequence ATGTCTAAACTGACCGTTACAAATATTAAACGGCCAGTTATAACCAAAAAAGACATGCCAAATGAAGTGAAGCAAGAAGAAATTCAGAAGACACATTACGACAAACAAAAAGAGAAGCAAACTGAACTGATGCAGAAGGCGAATAAGAAAACAGCTGAATATCAATCAAGTAAGCCGAGTTCGGGAGTGTTTACAGAAGTTACAACTGCTGGTGCCTTTACCTCTAGGAATGTATCAGTTAAAGAAGCAGTTAAGAGTGATTCAAGAGCATCATCGCCCAGAAATGGAAACGGATCAAACGGTGCTAAATCTCTTTTAGGATTTCCATCTTCAGCTAATGATTTAGCTCTCGCCGCTAAATCTGACCTTGAAGCCGATGTAAACATTTCAAAAGCAACAAAGGAAAAAGTCATCGAGAAGCTATTTACTTTAGTTTCAATGGTGCAGCATGTTTTCGAGTCAAAAGTAAGAATTATGGCAGAGCTAGATAAGTTTAAAGACACACATTTGAAAAATGAGATCAGAAGGGAAAAAGAACATtcagaacaactgtacaaattGAATATGAATTTTCAAAATGAAGTTGTACAGGCGATACAGCGGTTGAAAAGTGAAATTGATATTTCTAGGAATGTTTCACAGAATGTAGAAGAGAAAATCAGTAATGTTGCTTCAAATGAAGGTTCGTCATCAGTTGATTTTAATATAGCAGGGGAACAAGTTAAAGATAAAGTTAGTGATGACGTTATAGAAGATCAATGTGAGTCAGAAGTCAAGAGTGATGATGCGCAGTCGAGTGTAAATATGTAa